The Marinobacter szutsaonensis sequence CCGCAGTGATCGTCGGAGGCATGGGTAACCTGCTGGGGGGCATTCTCGGTGCCGCCTTCATGACCCTGGTACCGGAAGCCCTGAAACTGCTGACCGCCGCGCTGACGCCGTTCTATCCCAACGCCCCCGTGTTCATGTCGCCGATGCTGGAAATCATCTTCGGTGCCCTGATCGTGGGGTTCCTGATCTTCGAACCCCATGGCCTGGCGGAGATCTGGCATCGCATCCGCCGGTTTTTCCGGCTGTGGCCATTCCGGAATTAACCGTGTTTCAACGAGTCTTTCTCCGAGAGACCGTGCAACAGCAACAACAAGAAGCAGCAAGGAGAAGAAACATGTTCAGAAACATCCTCAAAAAAGGACGCAAGCTCGCCGGGCTTGGTGGCCTGGTTGCTGCGTTGACCGTAGCCGCCCCTGCCATGGCGCAGGATAAGGAGCCCATCGTGTTCGGTGGTTCCATCCCGCTTTCCGGTGTCTTTGCCTTTGCCGGCATTCACCTCCATGCCGGGCTCACCGACTACACGGACTGGATCAACAGCCAGGGCGGCATCAACGGCCATCCGGTGGAATACGTGATGGAAGACACCGCCTACGAGGTAGACCGTTCGGTGGCGGCCTTCAAGAAGATTTCCGGCAGCAGCTCGCCGGCCACCTATTACGGTGACAGCACCGGCTTCATGAAGGCCATCGCCTCGGAGCTCAACAGCATGGGAACCACGCTGATGAGTGGCGCTTCCTTTGCTACGGCGCTGACCGACAACGAGCAGTACCCTTACCAGTTCATCCCAGGGCCCAACTACAGCCAGATGTTCGGCATCATCCTGGAGTACATCGCCTCCGAGGGTGAGGGCGGCGACATGCCGACCGTGGCCTTCGTCTACAGTGATACCGAGTTCGGTAAGGATCCCATCGAGAACGGCAAGGCCCGGGCTGCAGAGCTGGGTATCGAGGTGGTTGAGGAGATCGTCACCAAGCCCGGCAGTGTGGATGTTTCCGCCGAGGTCCTGAAGCTGCGCCGGGTTCGTCCGGATTACGTGGTGTTCCACGGCTACGTGCTGTCGCCGATCAACGAGTTCATGGTGCAGATGCGCCAGATGGGTCTGGACACCCAGTTCATGGGTACCTTCTGGTCTTCGGACAAGCTGATCATCGACAAGATGGGCGCGGATGCCGATGGCTATATGGGCGTCATGCCATACAACTATTACGACAGCGAGGAAAGCGGCCCGATGCTGGATGCCCTGAGGGCGCAGGCAGAAAAGAGCGATCCTGACGCTGGCTACCGTCCGACCGGCTACATCCAGGGCTGGTTCAATGCCATGGTCTGGACCGAAGTGATCAAGCGCACCCTTGATGCCGGTAAGGAGCTGAACGCGGACAACATGGCCGAGGCGCTGGCTTCCATCGAGGACTGGGACACCGGTGGCATCATTGGCATTCCGGTCACAGTGAAAGACATGTCGTTCCCGGTTGGCCGCATCTGGCGGGTTAATGCCGAGGCGGGCCGTTACGAGCCGGTGTCGGACTGGATCCACCTCGACTGAGGGGCTGTATGGAAGCCTTACTGGAAATCGATAACATCGAGGTGGTTTACAACAAGGCGGTGCAGGTCCTCCGGGGCCTGTCACTGCGGGTACCGGAGGGCGCCATTGTGGCGCTCCTTGGCTCCAATGGCGCCGGCAAATCCACCACCCTGAAAAGTGTTTCCGGTCTGCTGACCCTGGAAGACGGTGAAGTCACCGCCGGCGAGGTGCGGTTCCGGGGCCAGGATGTGAAGGGCATACCGCCGGAGAAACTGGTGCGCAACGGCCTGTTTCATGTCATGGAGGGGCGTCGGGTTTTCGAGGACCTGACCGTCGAGGAAAACCTGATCGCCGCCACCTATGCGCTTACCGGTCGCAAGCCGTCACTGAATGACAGCTACGAGCTGGTCTACAACTATTTTCCGCGACTCAAGGAACGGCGCAAGCAACTGGCGGGCTACCTGTCCGGGGGGGAGCAGCAGATGCTGGCCCTGGGCCGGGCACTGATTGCCCAGCCGGACCTGATCATGCTCGACGAACCCTCGCTGGGGCTGGCGCCGCTGCTGGTAGAGGAAATCTTCACCATCGTCGCCCGGATCAACCGGGAGCAAGGCACCGCTATCCTGCTGGTGGAACAGAACGCGGCGGTTTCATTGGCAATCGCCTCCTACGGCTACATCATGGAGAATGGCAAGATCGTGATCGACGGGCCGACGGAAAAACTCACCGCCAACGAGGATGTCCAGGAGTTCTACCTCGGTGTGGGCGGTGCTGAAGGTGAAACCCGGAGTTACCGGGATATCAAGCATTACAAACGTCGTAAGCGGTGGCTCTCATGACAACACCGGCAGTGCCTGAACTCACTCTCCCACAGATGTTGCGGGCCCATGCCCGGGACCGGGCCGATCATCTGGCCCTGCGCCAGAAGGATTTCGGGATCTGGCAGGCCTATACCTGGCAGCACTACTATCAGCGCGCCTGTCACTTCGGATTG is a genomic window containing:
- a CDS encoding ABC transporter substrate-binding protein; this encodes MFRNILKKGRKLAGLGGLVAALTVAAPAMAQDKEPIVFGGSIPLSGVFAFAGIHLHAGLTDYTDWINSQGGINGHPVEYVMEDTAYEVDRSVAAFKKISGSSSPATYYGDSTGFMKAIASELNSMGTTLMSGASFATALTDNEQYPYQFIPGPNYSQMFGIILEYIASEGEGGDMPTVAFVYSDTEFGKDPIENGKARAAELGIEVVEEIVTKPGSVDVSAEVLKLRRVRPDYVVFHGYVLSPINEFMVQMRQMGLDTQFMGTFWSSDKLIIDKMGADADGYMGVMPYNYYDSEESGPMLDALRAQAEKSDPDAGYRPTGYIQGWFNAMVWTEVIKRTLDAGKELNADNMAEALASIEDWDTGGIIGIPVTVKDMSFPVGRIWRVNAEAGRYEPVSDWIHLD
- a CDS encoding ABC transporter ATP-binding protein yields the protein MEALLEIDNIEVVYNKAVQVLRGLSLRVPEGAIVALLGSNGAGKSTTLKSVSGLLTLEDGEVTAGEVRFRGQDVKGIPPEKLVRNGLFHVMEGRRVFEDLTVEENLIAATYALTGRKPSLNDSYELVYNYFPRLKERRKQLAGYLSGGEQQMLALGRALIAQPDLIMLDEPSLGLAPLLVEEIFTIVARINREQGTAILLVEQNAAVSLAIASYGYIMENGKIVIDGPTEKLTANEDVQEFYLGVGGAEGETRSYRDIKHYKRRKRWLS